In Mus caroli chromosome 9, CAROLI_EIJ_v1.1, whole genome shotgun sequence, a single window of DNA contains:
- the Chst2 gene encoding carbohydrate sulfotransferase 2: MSRSSPRALPPGALPRPLPPAPAAVQRALLPPWPRRAGRRWPASPLGMKVFRRKALVLCAGYALLLVLTMLNLLDYKWHKEPLQQCNPDGPLGAAVGAAGAGWGRPGSPPAAPPRAHSRLDPRTPYRPPAAGVGAVPAGAAGSAGAAASLGNATRGTRGGGDKRQLVYVFTTWRSGSSFFGELFNQNPEVFFLYEPVWHVWQKLYPGDAVSLQGAARDMLSALYRCDLSVFQLYSPAGSGGRNLTTLGIFGAATNKVVCSSPLCPAYRKEVVGLVDDRVCKKCPPQRLARFEEECRKYRTLVIKGVRVFDVAVLAPLLKDPALDLKVIHLVRDPRAVASSRIRSRHGLIRESLQVVRSRDPRAHRMPFLEAAGHKLGAKKEGMGGPADYHALGAMEVICNSMAKTLQTALQPPDWLQGHYLVVRYEDLVGDPVKTLRRVYDFVGLLVSPEMEQFALNMTSGSGSSSKPFVVSARNATQAANAWRTALTFQQIKQVEEFCYQPMAVLGYERVNSPEEVKDLSKTLLRKPRL; the protein is encoded by the coding sequence ATGAGCCGCAGCTCGCCACGAGCTCTGCCCCCGGGTGCGCTTCCCCGGCCGCTGCCGCCCGCGCCTGCCGCCGTGCAGCGGGCCCTGCTCCCGCCGTGGCCCCGGCGCGCAGGACGCCGCTGGCCTGCGTCCCCGCTCGGGATGAAGGTATTTCGCAGGAAGGCGCTGGTGCTGTGCGCGGGCTATGCACTGCTACTGGTGCTCACGATGCTCAACCTCTTGGACTACAAGTGGCATAAAGAGCCGCTGCAGCAGTGCAACCCCGACGGGCCTCTGGGTGCCGCGGTGGGGGCGGCCGGGGCCGGCTGGGGACGGCCGGGGTCGCCTCCTGCAGCGCCACCCCGCGCTCACTCTCGCTTGGACCCCCGCACCCCGTACCGCCCTCCTGCCGCGGGCGTGGGGGCAGTTCCCGCAGGCGCGGCTGGGAGTGCAGGAGCTGCGGCCTCTCTGGGCAATGCTACTCGAGGCACCAGGGGTGGTGGGGACAAGCGGCAGTTGGTGTATGTGTTCACCACGTGGCGCTCGGGCTCGTCCTTCTTCGGTGAGCTCTTCAACCAGAACCCTGAGGTGTTCTTCCTCTACGAGCCTGTGTGGCACGTGTGGCAAAAACTGTACCCCGGGGACGCCGTTTCCCTGCAGGGGGCAGCGCGGGACATGCTGAGCGCTCTCTACCGCTGCGATCTTTCGGTTTTCCAGCTGTATAGCCCCGCAGGCAGTGGGGGGCGCAACCTCACCACTCTGGGCATCTTTGGGGCAGCCACTAACAAGGTGGTATGCTCCTCGCCACTCTGTCCTGCCTACCGCAAGGAGGTCGTCGGACTGGTGGACGACCGCGTGTGCAAAAAGTGCCCACCTCAACGCCTGGCACGCTTCGAGGAGGAGTGCCGCAAGTACCGCACGCTGGTTATCAAGGGCGTGCGGGTCTTCGATGTGGCTGTGTTGGCGCCGCTGCTTAAAGATCCAGCCTTGGACCTCAAGGTCATCCACCTAGTGCGTGATCCTCGTGCTGTTGCCAGCTCCCGCATCCGCTCGCGTCACGGCCTCATCCGGGAAAGCCTACAGGTGGTGCGAAGCCGGGATCCAAGAGCCCACCGCATGCCCTTCCTGGAGGCTGCTGGCCACAAGCTTGGTGCCAAGAAGGAGGGTATGGGTGGTCCAGCAGACTACCACGCTCTGGGTGCAATGGAGGTCATCTGCAACAGTATGGCCAAGACGCTGCAAACAGCCCTGCAGCCTCCTGACTGGCTGCAGGGACACTACTTGGTGGTGAGGTACGAGGATCTGGTGGGAGACCCCGTTAAGACCCTACGGAGGGTGTACGACTTTGTGGGGCTGCTGGTGAGTCCCGAAATGGAGCAGTTTGCCCTGAACATGACCAGTGGTTCGGGCTCCTCCTCCAAGCCTTTCGTGGTGTCAGCTCGCAATGCCACTCAGGCCGCCAATGCCTGGCGGACCGCGCTCACCTTCCAGCAGATCAAACAGGTGGAGGAGTTTTGCTACCAGCCCATGGCCGTGCTGGGCTATGAGCGGGTTAACAGTCCTGAGGAGGTCAAAGACCTCAGCAAGACCTTGCTCAGGAAGCCCCGGCTTTGA